A DNA window from Hordeum vulgare subsp. vulgare chromosome 1H, MorexV3_pseudomolecules_assembly, whole genome shotgun sequence contains the following coding sequences:
- the LOC123418097 gene encoding uncharacterized protein LOC123418097: protein MAALPTDPMNLMDPYATASTSPRRDWVLLHPLARTSDLHNATTVVSRTRDGQPVVASFWLVDPPGVSYFSVHCPGLKVSDPDDFAHDDDPDTGLIGADVVCADAALLLFSVSFNTPDADGPYPESTHHFVYRAGPGEPALHLLPDPDVPSYEALPQFGILPCGRHYAVAFLRWNKTMGDHMFDVHVFSSQTKAWSRKVASLAISESDKRCFHRHDPSKQITIGSSSLGWVDLLRGILLLRTPFDEHPVIEYISFPASRPPCSELSDDDDEQGGSDAPQYFRDVACCNDLIKFVDVEYHDPYSCRPCCGRDKSWKATIWSRKLSWGDWRRGFTVDVADISLDQSYSALLPELWDDETDKLHLKKLIFYTPTLGICDDDLLYVMSKVNDEDDKAWVITVDMKHAVAQAAAPFSAGDFDLLPMYRPCSFPKYLNMTPGVDITNTGHKYFTRMDDVEKCIGELLWTQDWLRELGQCLEHDRSAYIDCSSLHLRPVSSLRLTTPAVSSVLVSRVSRYEFIMLFCPQLCLLFFLPSLIISIFASSSLNPFSSNHAYNY from the exons ATGGCGGCTCTCCCCACCGACCCCATGAACCTGATGGACCCATACGCCACCGCCTCCACCTCCCCACGCCGCGACTGGGTCCTGCTCCACCCGTTGGCGCGTACCTCCGACCTCCACAACGCAACCACCGTCGTGTCCAGGACGAGGGACGGCCAGCCCGTCGTGGCGTCCTTCTGGCTAGTCGACCCGCCGGGCGTCTCCTACTTCTCCGTCCACTGCCCCGGCCTCAAAGTTTCAGATCCGGACGACTTCGCCCACGACGACGATCCCGACACCGGCCTCATCGGCGCCGACGTCGTGTGCGCGGACGCCGCGCTCCTTCTCTTCTCCGTATCCTTCAACACCCCTGACGCCGATGGCCCCTACCCGGAGTCCACCCACCACTTCGTCTACAGAGCCGGCCCCGGGGAGCCTGCGCTGCACCTGCTCCCGGACCCCGACGTTCCATCCTACGAAGCCCTGCCGCAATTCGGCATCTTGCCCTGCGGCAGGCACTACGCCGTGGCCTTCCTGCGTTGGAACAAGACCATGGGTGATCATATGTTTGATGTCCATGTCTTCTCGTCCCAGACAAAGGCATGGAGTAGGAAGGTGGCGTCGCTGGCTATATCAGAGTCTGATAAGAGATGTTTTCATCGGCATGATCCCTCCAAGCAGATCACGATTGGAAGCTCATCACTCGGCTGGGTTGATCTCTTGCGTGGTATCCTTCTACTTCGCACCCCGTTCGATGAACATCCTGTGATCGAATACATCTCGTTTCCTGCGTCGAGGCCGCCTTGCTCCGAACTatcagacgacgacgacgaacaaGGGGGATCTGACGCTCCTCAATATTTTCGTGACGTGGCCTGCTGCAATGATTTGATCAAGTTTGTCGACGTAGAATACCATGACCCTTACAGTTGCAGGCCTTGCTGCGGCAGAGATAAGAGTTGGAAAGCCACCATATGGAGCAGGAAGCTTTCCTGGGGAGATTGGCGCCGGGGATTCACGGTTGATGTTGCCGACATATCCCTTGACCAAAGTTATTCTGCTTTACTGCCGGAGCTGTGGGACGACGAAACAGACAAGTTACATCTGAAGAAACTGATTTTCTACACCCCCACCCTCGGCATCTGCGATGATGATCTTCTCTACGTCATGTCCAAGGTGAACGATGAAGACGACAAGGCTTGGGTCATCACAGTTGACATGAAACATGCGGTTGCTCAAGCAGCAGCCCCGTTTTCTGCTGGAGACTTCGACTTGCTCCCAATGTACCGTCCATGCTCCTTCCCCAAGTACCTCAACATGACCCCAG GCGTAGATATAACCAATACAGGGCACAAGTACTTTACAAG GATGGACGATGTGGAGAAATGTATTGGGGAATTGCTGTGGACTCAAGACTGGCTTAGGGAACTTG GTCAATGCTTGGAACATGACAGGTCAGCTTACATCGATTGCAGCTCACTACATCTCCGTCCAGTGTCATCTCTACGTTTGACTACTCCGGCAGTCAGTTCTGTTCTGGTGTCCAGAGTTTCACGTTATGAGTTCATCATGTTGTTTTGTCCTCAACTTTGCCTTCTGTTCTTTCTTCCTTCGTTAATAATATCAATCTTTGCTTCCTCAAGTTTGAATCCATTCTCATCAAACCATGCATACAACTATTGA